A region of the Desulfobacterales bacterium genome:
CCCTCTGTTTTGATCATTCGAGTTTTGGTAGTTCGGTATTTTTTCGGATTTCAATATTCGTGCTTCGTATTTTATAAGTTAAAACGCCTGCCCGATACTAAGGTGAATCCGCCACCGGTCTACTTTCTGTTCGCTTTCCGGCGGATTCAGCTTGTAGCCGAAATCCAGCCGCAGGGGGCCGACAATTGTTTTGTAGCGGATGCCGGTGCCGCTGGTGTAACGCATGTCGCCGGTATTATATCGAAAATAGTCTGGGTCCAGAAGTCCTGCATCTCCGAAAATGACGCCGGTCAGTTTCCGATAGATCGGAAAATGGAGCTCCAGGTTTGCATTCAGGGCGGACAGTCCCCCCAGCGGGTTGCTGTTGTCATCCAGCGGTGGGATCTTATGAAAATCATAGCCGCGAACCGTGTTGCTGCCGCCCAGGAACAGCCGTTTAAAGATCGGGATGGAGGCCGGATCATCGCTCTGGATGGTTTCAAAGCGGACCCGGCCGGCAACCGTGACACTTTCAGACAGCGGTTGATATCGTTTCAACTCCAGGGCCGGCCGCACAAAGTTGATTTCAGAACCCAGAAGATCGGAAGCCCATTCGGCCGAAACCGCGACAACACTCCCCTTTTTGGGGTCAAGGGTGTTGTCGGTGCTGTTGTATACCAATCCGGGTTGAAGGGATGAGATAACATACGTATTTTGTCGTGAAAGCCTCTCCAGCTCTTCGGGGTCCGTAATCTTGATGTCTTCAAGATTGTTGACTTCCAGGTTGTAGCTGACTGCCCCGGTCCAGTTTTTAATAAAATTTCGTTCAAGACCGGCATTGCCGAATATTTTTCGGTTGGTATAGGAATCAAAATTTTCACGTTCAAAACCGGTTTTGGCGCGCAGGGTGTTCTTGGCATCCAGAAAATACGGCTGGATGTAGTCTGCCTGTATATTTTCAATTAAATCCGAACGCTTGGCGCTTATCGAGGTTTTTCCGGCCCAGCCCCACAGGTTCCGGTAGGTCCAGGCGCCTTTGAGCCGAAAACCATCCTCGGTTCCATAGCCCACGCCGAATTTGATATTTTGACTTTTTTTCGGTGTTAGCTGAATCGTCATCGGAACAGACAGCGCATCCGGTTCGGGCGCCTCCGGTTTGATCAGAGCCAGCCGGAACATATCCAGGCTAAACAGGTTGCGCCGGCTTTCATCCACCTTGCCGGCATCGTAAAGCTCGCCTTCTTTAAAACGCATGGCCCGCAAGATGACGATGTCTTTTACACCGGCATCATTCGGCAAGATCGTGAGAGGACCAAAGCTGTACTGCTTCCGGGGGTCCAGCCTGAAAAAAACTTGTGCGGAGTTGGTCTCAGTATTAACCGTTGCCTTGCCGGTTAAGTCCGCAAAGGGATATCCGCTGTTGCCGCAGGCTTTCAGGAGTGCTTTTTTGGCATCACGGTATTCCGCGGTTATAAAAATCCGGCCGGGTTTAAGCGGCATCAGTTTTAACAGGTCTTTTACCGCCGGTTTTTCGATTTCCGGCTTTACAGTGATATTGATGGCTTCCACCAGAACCGGTGGTCCTTCGGTTATTGTGAAGGTTACATTTGTTGACGGCGGCCCCGCCGGAGCGTTTCTATCATCAGCCGCTTCGATTTGATAGGCCACAATGGTGTGATAATATCCACGGTCCTGGTAAAACTGTTTAATCCGCAAAACATCATCCGGCAGGTCTTCGGCGCTGAAGACGGGCCGATCCATCCAGAATTTCCACGCGGGAGGCGTCTGGATGGCCAGAGTCTTGGCCAGGTCGTCTTTGGGGACGGATTTAATCCCGACAAACCGGAGCGTGTTCAAGCTGAATTGGCTGTCGGGCTCCATACCGCTTGCGGTTACGCTAAAACCGATCAGTATCAGGAGGCATAGGATGATGAATCGCTTCATGGTGGCAATGTACCAT
Encoded here:
- the bamA gene encoding outer membrane protein assembly factor BamA, with translation MKRFIILCLLILIGFSVTASGMEPDSQFSLNTLRFVGIKSVPKDDLAKTLAIQTPPAWKFWMDRPVFSAEDLPDDVLRIKQFYQDRGYYHTIVAYQIEAADDRNAPAGPPSTNVTFTITEGPPVLVEAINITVKPEIEKPAVKDLLKLMPLKPGRIFITAEYRDAKKALLKACGNSGYPFADLTGKATVNTETNSAQVFFRLDPRKQYSFGPLTILPNDAGVKDIVILRAMRFKEGELYDAGKVDESRRNLFSLDMFRLALIKPEAPEPDALSVPMTIQLTPKKSQNIKFGVGYGTEDGFRLKGAWTYRNLWGWAGKTSISAKRSDLIENIQADYIQPYFLDAKNTLRAKTGFERENFDSYTNRKIFGNAGLERNFIKNWTGAVSYNLEVNNLEDIKITDPEELERLSRQNTYVISSLQPGLVYNSTDNTLDPKKGSVVAVSAEWASDLLGSEINFVRPALELKRYQPLSESVTVAGRVRFETIQSDDPASIPIFKRLFLGGSNTVRGYDFHKIPPLDDNSNPLGGLSALNANLELHFPIYRKLTGVIFGDAGLLDPDYFRYNTGDMRYTSGTGIRYKTIVGPLRLDFGYKLNPPESEQKVDRWRIHLSIGQAF